The Candidatus Kryptobacter tengchongensis genome contains a region encoding:
- a CDS encoding Glycosyltransferase involved in cell wall bisynthesis: protein MKGGREKLSVVVITGNEEKNIAECLESVAWADEIIVVDSESKDKTVEIAKKYTDKIFIKKWEGYANQKQFAIEQATGDWVLSLDADERVSTELKSEIENILKGETEYDGFYVPRKNFFLDKWIKSCGWYPNYQLRLFRNGKGRITPRKVHEKFVVDGKVGYLKGHLIHLTHIDLFDTFEKINHYSSLSAEEKSGRKVRWYHILFVPVFAFLSHFILKRGFSDGIYGLMVSLNHAMTKLQTYMKIWEIQNVKSKGKEKIRW, encoded by the coding sequence ATGAAAGGTGGAAGGGAAAAATTGTCGGTTGTGGTGATTACTGGGAACGAAGAAAAAAACATCGCAGAGTGTCTTGAAAGCGTTGCATGGGCTGATGAGATAATCGTCGTAGATTCTGAAAGCAAGGACAAAACCGTTGAAATTGCGAAAAAATATACGGATAAAATTTTCATAAAAAAATGGGAAGGATACGCAAATCAAAAACAATTTGCAATTGAACAGGCAACGGGTGATTGGGTTTTAAGTTTAGATGCTGATGAGAGAGTTTCAACGGAGCTAAAATCTGAGATTGAAAATATACTTAAGGGTGAAACTGAATACGATGGTTTCTATGTCCCGAGAAAGAATTTTTTTCTTGATAAATGGATAAAATCCTGTGGATGGTATCCTAATTACCAGCTTCGCTTGTTTAGAAATGGGAAGGGGAGAATTACACCGAGAAAAGTTCACGAGAAATTTGTCGTTGATGGGAAAGTGGGTTATTTGAAGGGGCATTTGATACATCTGACGCACATAGACTTGTTTGATACTTTTGAAAAGATAAATCATTATTCAAGTTTAAGCGCCGAAGAAAAGTCGGGAAGAAAAGTCAGATGGTATCATATACTTTTTGTTCCAGTTTTTGCTTTTTTGAGCCACTTCATCTTAAAGCGTGGATTCTCGGATGGAATTTATGGGCTAATGGTTTCCCTAAACCATGCTATGACGAAATTGCAAACATATATGAAGATATGGGAAATTCAAAATGTTAAGTCAAAAGGAAAAGAAAAAATCAGATGGTAG
- a CDS encoding cobalt-zinc-cadmium efflux system protein — protein MPTKFKQKLKIVLIILSTFFVLELTAGFLTNSLALISDAGHMLTDIFGVIISLLGFKIAENKRTKNKTYGFYRAEIIAAFINGILLILISGYILIEAFERLKNPPVVKGLGMLLIAIAGLIANIIAGIILFSERKKSLNMRSAYLHILGDTLGSIGAIGAGIVIVATKWFYADIIASFLISIIIVYNSIGLLKDSINILMEGVPADVDIDKIAVELLKIPEIMAVHDLHIWTLASGKNILTAHVRVKGEIDRKKLNILLNEIENTIKENSNIEHTTIQIEPATFDAEFIISNIKKQQTDSLKIKSN, from the coding sequence ATGCCTACAAAGTTCAAACAGAAATTAAAAATTGTCCTGATAATTTTGAGCACTTTTTTCGTCCTTGAATTAACAGCTGGATTTCTCACAAATAGTCTCGCCCTTATATCTGATGCAGGGCATATGCTCACGGACATTTTTGGAGTTATTATAAGCCTGCTCGGATTCAAAATTGCCGAAAATAAACGCACAAAAAACAAAACCTACGGTTTTTACAGAGCCGAAATAATAGCTGCCTTTATCAACGGTATATTGCTTATTCTAATCTCTGGCTATATCCTCATTGAGGCGTTTGAACGATTGAAAAATCCACCTGTGGTTAAAGGACTTGGAATGCTTCTTATCGCAATCGCTGGATTAATTGCTAACATTATAGCGGGTATTATATTATTTTCTGAACGGAAGAAAAGTTTAAATATGCGTTCCGCTTACCTTCATATCCTTGGAGATACACTTGGCTCAATCGGAGCCATAGGCGCTGGAATAGTGATTGTCGCCACCAAATGGTTTTATGCTGATATAATTGCAAGTTTTCTTATAAGCATCATAATTGTTTATAACTCAATAGGGTTATTGAAAGATTCAATTAATATCTTGATGGAAGGAGTCCCAGCTGATGTTGATATTGATAAAATCGCAGTTGAACTTTTGAAAATACCCGAAATCATGGCTGTGCATGACCTACATATATGGACACTTGCAAGCGGGAAAAATATATTAACCGCCCATGTTAGAGTTAAGGGCGAAATTGACAGGAAGAAATTAAATATCCTGTTAAATGAAATTGAAAACACCATCAAAGAAAACTCAAATATTGAGCATACCACAATTCAGATAGAGCCAGCCACATTTGATGCCGAATTCATAATTTCAAACATAAAAAAACAACAAACAGACTCACTCAAAATTAAATCTAATTGA
- a CDS encoding integrase/recombinase XerC — MIRDEFKPVVMTIEELTQHFENFANELSNKREDTKGTYTRALREFLKWFAVDKKFRFLVEDVQRYRDYLTYIKKLSPVSVSTYLTALRRFCEYLKTIGVIEKNPAKRIPGNKRPTSHSREFLTWEEIDQLLSSVERKDEAGYRDYAMIKMMLGCAMSELELSNADVGDLKVVNDQYIIYVQGKGKDVKDEIVPVPEDVVKALHDYFTFRSKRQPVEPDQPMFVSLGPKNMGERLTNKGIRIIINEHLKKSGVKKGRNRKLTPYSLKHTAAMIMVENGATPEELKKRLRLGSIETAMIYFKQKGKLGKPPQKQDSLQLSLL, encoded by the coding sequence ATGATAAGGGATGAGTTTAAACCTGTTGTGATGACTATTGAAGAATTGACGCAACACTTTGAAAATTTTGCAAACGAACTTTCAAATAAGCGTGAGGACACAAAAGGAACTTATACAAGGGCTTTGCGTGAGTTTTTGAAATGGTTTGCGGTTGATAAAAAGTTTCGCTTTCTTGTTGAAGATGTGCAAAGATACAGGGATTATCTAACATATATAAAAAAACTTTCCCCTGTTTCGGTATCAACCTATCTTACGGCATTGCGGCGCTTCTGCGAATACCTGAAAACAATCGGCGTTATAGAGAAAAATCCAGCAAAAAGAATCCCTGGGAATAAAAGACCTACATCACATAGCAGGGAATTTTTAACATGGGAAGAGATAGATCAGCTTCTTTCAAGTGTTGAGAGAAAAGATGAGGCAGGTTATAGAGATTATGCTATGATAAAGATGATGCTCGGATGTGCAATGAGTGAGCTTGAGCTTTCAAATGCTGATGTCGGTGATTTAAAGGTTGTGAATGACCAGTATATAATTTATGTTCAAGGAAAAGGGAAAGATGTAAAGGATGAAATTGTCCCAGTTCCTGAAGATGTTGTTAAGGCACTTCATGATTATTTCACATTCCGGAGCAAGCGTCAGCCTGTGGAGCCAGATCAGCCGATGTTTGTGAGCCTTGGTCCAAAGAATATGGGCGAGAGATTGACGAATAAGGGGATAAGAATAATTATAAATGAACACTTAAAAAAGTCGGGTGTTAAAAAGGGAAGAAATAGGAAATTGACTCCTTACTCGCTCAAACATACAGCAGCTATGATAATGGTTGAAAATGGTGCAACTCCTGAGGAGTTAAAGAAAAGATTGCGACTTGGTAGCATTGAGACTGCGATGATTTATTTCAAGCAAAAAGGAAAACTTGGAAAACCGCCACAGAAACAGGATTCACTTCAACTGTCTTTGCTCTGA
- a CDS encoding iron complex outermembrane recepter protein — MVILLISFIVSFCFSSVQQDTTKIYHLGEVEVVAYRAGGEILNLPMAVTIIDFKDIGLKRKLSLSDVLNVPGVFVQSRAGAQDVRLTVRGFGSRGYGDKSNAGTIRGIKILIDNFPETEPDGRTSLDFVDIFSIERIEIIRTNSSTLFGNASGGIINFETFKPVKPFFELSSVFGSFGLFQVNLKFGSNFENGEITFYGTSSDFDGWRENSTSRKRQVYSVLRLNAGKPVDLKLITGFTSNLFYIPGPLTFDEFISNPSKSNSVYLQRRERRYNRIGKIGIDLTSSFGQSHTFNAKLYFVPKVLQRSERNTFRDFNRYFLGAGLTYVYSNENVPFKPKIFIGYDDSYQDGTILFYSLKNGERGDSLRTNKRESARSGGFFTRFEFQPLNKIFLSFGGRYDFQKYVSEIYPAGVKRETQYDALDFNHFTPSLSVLFKISESNSVYLTLSGGLENPAFNEVDPPPELKNVYLNPFLKPMSSQTVESGFKGVLSFNGFFISGLLYSFSIFQIKVKNEIVPYANGSWFFSAGESRRNGFEFGSKIDFKKWVDLNFAFTYISAKYLKYENDFGDHSGKFVPGIPKLWGNLGLKLEIYPFIFNTEVLYVGRYFADDQNEIEVKDYLLINSSAGVGFSLWRFQISFIAGINNLTNKSYIASVFVNPERKFPYAYIEPGLPRNWFSGVSIRFNFE, encoded by the coding sequence TTGGTTATCCTTTTGATTTCATTTATCGTATCGTTTTGCTTTTCCTCTGTCCAACAGGATACGACAAAGATATACCATCTTGGTGAAGTTGAGGTTGTAGCTTATCGTGCAGGTGGAGAAATTTTAAATTTGCCTATGGCTGTTACGATAATTGATTTTAAAGACATTGGTTTAAAGAGGAAATTGTCGTTGTCAGATGTTTTAAATGTCCCTGGTGTATTTGTTCAAAGCAGAGCCGGAGCCCAAGATGTTAGATTAACCGTTCGGGGCTTCGGCTCCCGTGGTTATGGCGATAAGTCAAACGCTGGAACAATACGGGGCATCAAAATTTTAATTGATAACTTCCCAGAAACAGAACCTGATGGAAGAACATCTCTTGACTTTGTTGATATCTTTTCAATTGAAAGGATTGAAATTATACGCACAAACTCTTCAACCCTTTTTGGAAATGCCTCCGGAGGGATAATTAACTTTGAAACATTTAAACCCGTAAAGCCATTTTTTGAGTTGAGTTCAGTTTTTGGAAGCTTCGGGCTTTTTCAAGTTAATTTAAAATTTGGAAGTAATTTTGAAAATGGGGAAATAACCTTTTACGGAACTTCATCCGATTTTGACGGTTGGAGAGAAAATAGCACCTCAAGGAAAAGACAGGTTTATTCTGTTTTGAGATTAAATGCGGGAAAACCAGTGGATCTAAAACTCATAACTGGTTTCACATCAAATCTATTTTATATCCCTGGACCGCTAACATTTGACGAGTTTATATCTAATCCATCAAAATCTAATTCGGTTTATTTACAACGCAGAGAGCGCAGATATAATCGCATTGGGAAAATTGGAATTGATCTGACAAGTTCTTTCGGGCAGAGCCATACTTTTAATGCGAAGTTATATTTTGTTCCAAAAGTTCTGCAGCGTTCGGAGAGAAATACATTTCGCGATTTCAATCGGTATTTTCTGGGCGCAGGTTTAACCTATGTCTATTCTAATGAAAATGTTCCCTTTAAACCCAAAATTTTTATCGGTTATGATGACTCATACCAAGATGGTACGATTTTGTTTTATAGTTTGAAAAATGGCGAAAGAGGGGATTCTCTCAGGACCAATAAAAGGGAAAGTGCACGCTCTGGTGGTTTTTTTACACGGTTTGAATTTCAACCATTAAATAAAATTTTCCTAAGTTTTGGTGGACGGTATGATTTTCAAAAATATGTCAGCGAAATTTATCCTGCTGGGGTAAAGAGAGAAACTCAATACGATGCCCTTGATTTTAATCATTTTACCCCATCACTTTCAGTTTTATTCAAAATAAGTGAAAGCAATTCTGTTTATTTGACTTTAAGCGGTGGACTTGAAAACCCTGCCTTTAATGAGGTTGATCCACCACCTGAATTAAAAAATGTTTATTTAAATCCATTCCTCAAACCGATGAGTTCTCAAACAGTTGAATCTGGTTTCAAAGGAGTTTTAAGTTTTAATGGTTTTTTCATTTCGGGACTTTTATATTCCTTTTCAATTTTTCAGATCAAAGTTAAAAATGAGATAGTGCCATACGCTAATGGTAGTTGGTTTTTCTCTGCTGGCGAATCAAGAAGAAATGGTTTTGAGTTCGGAAGTAAAATTGATTTTAAGAAATGGGTTGATTTGAATTTTGCTTTTACTTATATCAGTGCAAAATACCTCAAATATGAAAACGACTTTGGAGACCATTCTGGGAAATTTGTTCCAGGGATACCCAAACTGTGGGGAAATTTAGGTTTAAAACTTGAAATTTACCCGTTTATCTTCAACACTGAGGTTTTATATGTTGGCAGATATTTTGCGGATGATCAGAACGAGATTGAAGTAAAAGATTATTTGCTCATCAATAGTTCTGCGGGCGTTGGATTTAGCCTTTGGAGATTTCAAATTTCATTTATCGCTGGGATAAATAATTTAACAAATAAAAGTTATATTGCTTCTGTTTTTGTAAATCCAGAGCGAAAATTTCCCTATGCATATATTGAGCCAGGACTTCCACGAAATTGGTTTAGCGGTGTTTCAATTAGATTTAATTTTGAGTGA
- a CDS encoding O-Antigen ligase — MDLKKFVSSKNYDLIIYSFLVLQVASVFFSIAVSSIAFAIAGLFFVLKIILNRERIKNLKTSLDLFLLAFVAVEILSAIFSEYRAEAFYHSRRVLLIMVFYMAILVLKDVKKIYNAILGLGIVSALVSIIELVVYYLRVDIVWLGVFQISMTAGELKMITLLLLFPLYLDREINFGKRAMILLLMAPTYLTFLLTFVRSAWFGFTVGLLVIVLLRYRYFFPGWVFLVVIFYLFFPLKYKYTHLSDVAKSETTVARYMMWKTGVKMFSHKPLLGYGDIDLYKIYIRFRPNPAPDERHGHLHNNFIMWLVLFGIVGFVILIGLFIKMLIDMFIFYKNFASIPLLRDFILAGIGTFFAFHISGMFEWSFGDAEIMTIFWFVIGLVYSVNKIFSETR, encoded by the coding sequence TTGGATCTTAAAAAATTTGTTTCCTCAAAAAATTACGATTTAATCATTTACTCCTTCCTTGTCCTTCAAGTTGCGAGTGTGTTTTTTTCAATTGCTGTTTCGTCAATTGCGTTTGCAATCGCTGGATTATTTTTTGTTTTGAAAATTATCTTAAATCGCGAAAGGATAAAAAATTTGAAGACATCGCTTGATTTGTTTTTGCTTGCATTTGTTGCGGTTGAAATTTTAAGTGCGATTTTTTCCGAGTATAGAGCCGAGGCATTCTATCACTCAAGGCGTGTGCTTTTGATTATGGTTTTTTATATGGCGATACTTGTGTTAAAAGATGTTAAGAAAATTTACAACGCAATACTTGGGCTCGGGATTGTATCTGCGCTTGTTTCAATAATTGAGCTTGTGGTTTATTATCTTCGGGTTGACATCGTTTGGCTTGGTGTTTTTCAAATCTCAATGACCGCAGGGGAATTAAAAATGATAACTTTGCTTCTTCTTTTCCCACTATATCTTGACAGGGAGATAAATTTTGGGAAAAGAGCAATGATACTTTTGCTTATGGCTCCAACTTATTTAACATTTCTTTTGACATTTGTGAGAAGTGCATGGTTTGGTTTTACAGTTGGATTACTTGTGATCGTTCTTTTAAGATACAGATATTTTTTCCCAGGTTGGGTTTTCCTTGTTGTGATTTTTTATCTCTTTTTTCCGTTAAAGTATAAATACACTCATCTATCCGATGTTGCAAAATCCGAAACGACGGTTGCAAGATATATGATGTGGAAAACGGGTGTTAAGATGTTTTCTCATAAACCTTTGCTTGGTTATGGGGATATTGATCTTTACAAAATTTACATAAGATTTCGCCCGAATCCAGCTCCTGATGAAAGGCATGGGCATCTTCACAATAACTTTATAATGTGGCTTGTTTTATTCGGCATAGTTGGTTTCGTTATTTTAATCGGGCTTTTCATAAAGATGTTAATTGATATGTTTATCTTTTACAAAAATTTTGCCTCAATACCATTGTTAAGGGATTTCATCCTCGCTGGGATTGGGACTTTCTTTGCATTTCATATAAGCGGGATGTTTGAGTGGAGCTTTGGTGATGCCGAAATTATGACAATCTTCTGGTTTGTTATCGGACTTGTCTATTCTGTAAATAAAATTTTCAGTGAGACAAGATGA
- a CDS encoding leucyl-tRNA synthetase encodes MQIRYPFQEVEEKWRKYWEEKKIYKIDLRNPRKKLYCLVMFLYPSADKLHIGHWYNYGPTDTWARLKKMQGYDVFEPIGYDAFGLPAENYAIKTGVHPHDSTQQNINVIRQQLKQIGAMYDWDYEIDTSKPEYYKWTQWVFLQLYKMGLAYKAPGPVNWCPSCNTVLANEQVIDGACERCGTPVVRKFLTQWFFKITQYAEELLQDLDKLDWPEKTKIMQRNWIGKSIGAEIDFIVSDTGDKFTVFTTRPDTIFGATYVVLAPEHPLVEKIVKPEYREQVQAYLDFVAHETEIERTSTEKEKTGVFTGSYAINPATKEKIPIWVADYVLIHYGTGAVMGVPAHDERDFEFAKKFNLPIKKVILQPGTNPEDELERAYVEPGIMINSGKYNGMSSEEAWEKIVEDLSKEGIARKSVKYRLRDWLISRQRYWGAPIPIVYCEKCGEVPVPEEQLPVLLPYNVDFKPTGESPLARCEEFINTTCPKCGASAKRDPDTMDTFVDSSWYYLRYLSPHLDTAPFDKELVKIWCPVDKYVGGAEHATMHLLYARFITKALRDAGYLEFDEPFLSLYHQGTITNKGAKMSKSKGNVVNPDDFVSKYGSDVFRLYLMFMGRYDEGGDWSDEGINGMWRFVNRVYNFVLENKELLRNIKPKESYEIDLLGDYAKAIYRKTHKTIRKVTTDIDTFNFNTAIAALMELFNLLSEFDRNLYDELTKEVFVHCVKRFIIMLAPLAPHLAEELWEISGENESLFVGSKWIEADETALKEEEVTIVAQVNGKVRARIKVPIDLDDETLKNIVLNDASVQKYLSGKKISKIVVVKNKLVSIACED; translated from the coding sequence ATGCAAATTCGCTATCCTTTTCAGGAAGTTGAGGAAAAATGGAGAAAATACTGGGAGGAAAAGAAAATTTACAAGATTGATTTAAGAAACCCACGGAAAAAACTTTACTGTCTTGTTATGTTTCTTTATCCATCTGCCGATAAACTTCACATTGGGCACTGGTATAATTATGGTCCGACGGATACATGGGCGAGGTTGAAGAAAATGCAAGGGTATGATGTTTTTGAACCAATTGGGTATGATGCTTTCGGTTTGCCAGCTGAGAATTATGCCATTAAAACAGGTGTTCATCCCCATGATAGCACACAACAAAATATAAATGTCATTCGCCAGCAATTGAAGCAAATCGGGGCAATGTATGATTGGGATTATGAAATAGATACATCAAAACCAGAATATTACAAATGGACACAGTGGGTTTTTCTTCAACTTTATAAAATGGGACTCGCCTATAAAGCCCCGGGTCCCGTGAACTGGTGTCCAAGTTGTAATACCGTGCTTGCCAATGAGCAAGTTATTGATGGTGCGTGTGAAAGATGTGGAACTCCAGTCGTAAGAAAGTTTTTAACACAGTGGTTCTTTAAAATTACTCAATATGCAGAGGAACTTTTACAGGATCTTGATAAGCTTGATTGGCCTGAGAAGACTAAAATTATGCAGAGGAATTGGATTGGGAAAAGCATTGGCGCTGAAATTGATTTCATCGTTTCTGACACGGGTGATAAATTTACAGTTTTCACGACCAGACCTGATACCATCTTTGGTGCAACTTATGTTGTCCTTGCACCAGAGCATCCGCTTGTTGAAAAAATTGTAAAACCTGAATACAGAGAACAGGTTCAAGCGTATCTTGATTTCGTCGCTCATGAGACAGAGATAGAAAGAACATCAACCGAGAAAGAAAAAACGGGTGTATTCACAGGTTCATATGCAATTAATCCGGCAACGAAGGAAAAAATACCGATATGGGTTGCTGATTATGTTTTGATTCATTATGGGACGGGTGCGGTTATGGGAGTCCCAGCACATGATGAGAGAGATTTTGAGTTTGCGAAAAAATTTAATCTTCCAATTAAAAAAGTTATCCTTCAACCTGGGACAAATCCTGAGGATGAGCTTGAAAGGGCTTATGTTGAGCCTGGGATTATGATAAATTCTGGAAAATATAATGGAATGAGTTCCGAGGAAGCTTGGGAGAAAATTGTTGAAGATTTAAGCAAAGAGGGAATCGCAAGGAAATCTGTTAAGTATCGCCTTCGTGATTGGCTGATATCAAGGCAAAGATACTGGGGTGCGCCTATCCCGATAGTTTATTGTGAAAAGTGTGGCGAAGTCCCAGTTCCAGAGGAGCAACTCCCTGTTTTACTTCCTTATAATGTAGATTTTAAACCAACGGGTGAATCACCACTTGCAAGATGTGAGGAATTTATAAATACAACATGCCCGAAGTGTGGGGCTTCAGCAAAAAGAGACCCAGATACAATGGATACATTTGTTGATTCATCCTGGTATTATCTCCGGTATCTTTCACCGCATCTTGATACTGCTCCATTTGATAAAGAACTCGTTAAAATTTGGTGTCCCGTAGACAAATATGTCGGTGGAGCGGAGCATGCAACAATGCATCTTCTTTACGCAAGGTTTATAACTAAAGCGCTTAGAGATGCAGGTTATCTTGAATTTGATGAACCGTTCTTGAGTTTATATCACCAGGGAACGATTACGAACAAAGGAGCGAAAATGTCAAAGAGCAAGGGAAATGTTGTAAACCCGGATGATTTTGTAAGTAAATACGGCTCTGATGTTTTTAGGCTTTATCTTATGTTTATGGGAAGGTATGATGAAGGAGGGGATTGGAGCGACGAGGGTATAAATGGAATGTGGAGATTTGTTAACAGGGTTTACAATTTTGTCCTTGAAAATAAGGAATTGCTAAGAAACATTAAGCCAAAAGAAAGTTATGAAATTGATCTTCTTGGTGATTATGCCAAGGCAATTTATAGAAAGACGCATAAGACAATAAGGAAAGTCACAACCGATATTGACACATTTAATTTTAACACTGCAATTGCAGCGCTTATGGAGCTTTTCAACTTGCTTTCTGAGTTTGATAGAAATCTTTATGACGAGCTAACGAAAGAAGTTTTTGTTCACTGTGTAAAGAGATTTATCATAATGCTTGCTCCCCTTGCCCCGCACCTTGCAGAAGAATTGTGGGAAATTTCTGGAGAAAATGAAAGTTTGTTTGTCGGAAGTAAATGGATTGAGGCTGATGAAACCGCATTAAAAGAAGAAGAGGTCACAATTGTTGCACAAGTCAATGGTAAAGTAAGAGCAAGGATTAAAGTTCCAATTGATCTTGATGATGAGACGCTTAAAAACATTGTCCTGAATGACGCAAGCGTTCAGAAGTATTTGAGCGGGAAGAAGATATCAAAGATTGTGGTTGTAAAAAATAAACTTGTGAGCATTGCCTGTGAAGATTAA
- a CDS encoding ATP-binding cassette, subfamily B, MsbA codes for MLSQKEKKKSDGSFKIFLKVLIYARPYWKHLILSVLFTILFSIFSGVSIYLAIPLLETLFSQDYMSALGKFGASSGTGFLSDVKREFFEFLFKYVFSGTHSEALIKICLVIVIAFFLKNVFGYLQAYFMAYVEQGLIKDIRNAVYRHLHTLSLDYFTSERTGNLISRITNDVAVINMGISATFLNLVREPLLIIVFLGIAISLSWQLTLMSLLVLPFALYFISKLGLRIHKESWTTQERMADITSVLQETITGVKVVKAFGMEEFENKKFQRETWKYFKSLLKITRVRNLAPPITEFLSVIAGVVVIWYGGMQVLELGTMRASEFLTFLIAIFQIMRPVKELTSVNSRIQESTAAARRVFEILEVEPEIKEVENAIELKEFKNEIVFDDVWFSYNGQGNGDFVLKNINLIVRKGEILAIVGPSGAGKSTLVDLIPRFYDPTRGRILIDGIDLKLLKIKSLRDKIGIVTQETILFNDTVKNNIAYGLENCPMDKIIEAAIAANAHDFIMQLPDGYDTLIGERGMKLSGGQRQRISIARALLKNPPILILDEATSNLDAESEILVQEAIERLMKNRTVFVIAHRLSTIRNADRIIVLENGRIVQEGKHEELIRQDGLYRKLYEMQFNF; via the coding sequence ATGTTAAGTCAAAAGGAAAAGAAAAAATCAGATGGTAGTTTTAAGATTTTCCTAAAGGTGTTAATCTATGCCCGACCTTATTGGAAACATCTTATTTTATCTGTTTTATTTACGATTTTATTTTCAATTTTCAGCGGTGTTTCAATTTATCTTGCCATTCCTCTCCTTGAGACTCTTTTTTCGCAAGATTATATGTCAGCACTTGGGAAATTTGGAGCTTCTTCGGGGACTGGATTTTTGAGCGATGTGAAGAGAGAATTTTTTGAATTTCTATTCAAGTATGTTTTTTCTGGGACACATTCGGAGGCGCTGATAAAGATTTGCCTTGTCATAGTTATTGCTTTTTTCCTTAAAAATGTGTTTGGGTATCTCCAGGCATATTTCATGGCTTATGTTGAACAAGGACTTATAAAGGACATAAGGAATGCTGTTTACAGACATCTTCATACGCTTTCGCTTGATTATTTTACCTCGGAAAGGACGGGGAATTTGATTTCAAGGATAACCAATGATGTTGCGGTGATAAATATGGGAATTTCAGCCACATTTTTGAACCTTGTCAGAGAACCACTTTTGATAATTGTTTTCCTTGGGATAGCAATTTCTTTGAGTTGGCAGTTGACGCTTATGTCTCTTCTCGTTTTACCATTTGCTCTTTACTTTATAAGTAAGCTTGGTTTGAGGATACATAAGGAAAGTTGGACGACACAAGAAAGAATGGCTGACATAACATCTGTCTTACAGGAGACGATAACAGGTGTGAAAGTTGTGAAGGCATTTGGGATGGAGGAGTTTGAGAATAAAAAATTTCAAAGGGAGACATGGAAATATTTTAAATCCTTGCTTAAAATCACGAGAGTAAGAAATCTTGCACCTCCAATAACTGAGTTTTTAAGTGTGATCGCTGGTGTTGTTGTAATTTGGTATGGTGGGATGCAAGTTCTTGAACTTGGGACGATGAGAGCAAGCGAATTTTTAACTTTTCTGATTGCAATTTTTCAAATTATGAGACCTGTTAAGGAACTTACAAGTGTAAACAGCAGAATTCAGGAATCAACCGCAGCAGCGAGGCGTGTCTTTGAAATACTTGAGGTTGAACCAGAGATAAAAGAGGTTGAAAATGCCATTGAACTTAAAGAATTTAAAAATGAAATCGTCTTTGATGATGTTTGGTTCTCTTACAATGGGCAAGGTAACGGGGATTTTGTGCTTAAAAATATAAATCTTATAGTCAGAAAAGGAGAAATACTCGCAATTGTTGGACCAAGTGGTGCTGGAAAATCCACACTCGTTGATCTAATCCCAAGGTTTTATGATCCAACAAGAGGGAGAATTTTAATTGATGGAATTGATTTAAAATTGCTGAAGATAAAGTCACTGCGTGATAAAATCGGGATCGTTACACAAGAGACGATATTATTCAACGATACTGTTAAGAACAATATAGCGTATGGACTTGAAAATTGCCCGATGGATAAGATAATTGAAGCAGCCATCGCAGCAAATGCCCATGACTTTATAATGCAACTCCCAGATGGATATGATACTTTAATAGGCGAAAGGGGAATGAAACTTTCTGGAGGGCAAAGGCAGAGGATTTCCATAGCGAGGGCTTTGCTGAAAAATCCACCGATCTTAATCCTTGATGAGGCAACAAGCAATCTTGATGCCGAATCTGAAATTCTTGTTCAGGAAGCGATTGAAAGGTTGATGAAGAATAGAACCGTTTTCGTGATAGCACACCGACTTTCAACGATAAGAAATGCCGATAGAATAATTGTGCTTGAGAATGGAAGAATTGTTCAAGAAGGAAAGCATGAAGAATTAATAAGGCAGGACGGTCTTTACAGGAAACTCTATGAGATGCAGTTTAATTTTTAA